The Plasmodium yoelii strain 17X genome assembly, chromosome: 1 genome contains a region encoding:
- a CDS encoding PIR protein, with the protein MSKELCELITGADNNFVDDPNNPREHTSTGLFNSYCPYNKCDTDDKIFSSTFIALLKYFEWIDDENLDSDKLVEYAILWLSYRLNQKTENGTAKLKDFYDNNIETNSHYNQHIGTDSSNKIKKEVIDTKIESINIDIKDISNFYDALKSLCNMYSEIDPENYQCNKCLENAGELFEKYEKLKNALDINKGSFYLQLLSSLSNDYKNFEKKYFVKCNHVSSIVACPRSSVTKSILITIAIIFVAASILLGVSYKYSLFGFRKRSQKQKLREQIKK; encoded by the exons ATGTCTAAGGAATTG tGTGAACTAATTACTGGGgctgataataattttgttgaTGATCCGAACAACCCGAGAGAACATACTTCTACGGGTTTGTTTAATTCGTATTGCCCTTATAATAAATGTGATACTGATGACAAAATATTTAGTTCTACTTTTATAGCAttactaaaatattttgagTGGATtgatgatgaaaatttaGATAGTGATAAACTTGTTGAATATgctattttatggttaagttatagactaaatcaaaaaacaGAAAATGGAACGGCCAAATTAAAAgatttttatgataataatatagaaacaAATAGTCATTATAATCAGCATATAGGTACTGATAGTAGTAATAAGATTAAAAAGGAAGTTATAGATACAAAAATAGAATCGATaaatattgatattaaagatatatctaatttttatgatgcacttaaatcattatgtaacatgtataGTGAAATTGATCCAGAAAACTACCAATGCAATAAATGTTTAGAAAATGCTGGagaattatttgaaaaatatgaaaaacttaaaaatgctttagatattaataaaggaaGTTTTTATTTACAACTATTGTCtagtttatcaaatgattataaaaattttgaaaaaaaatattttgttaaatgtAATCATGTCTCATCAATTGTAGCTTGTCCACGAAGTTCAGTAACAAAAAGTATACTAATTACaattgcaattatatttgttgcagcatcaattttattgggagtttcttataag tattcgttatttggatttcggaaacgatctcaaaaacaaaaattaagagaacaaataaaaaaataa
- a CDS encoding PIR protein: MNKEVCQTLIPLRNSFSYVEEDGSYQFTHDEDYCTNENCEDDTGKIHARCLYIFHTFFKDKSVFETAAKGNIYIVQYILIWLSYILSLIKSNGADNRTIFYNKYINEGDKYNNNIDYIVGYKSYKDLIDRNKYILSMDMSIISKLYDAFNTLCDIYIEHDTNNPNCVNYSEKANQFVETYKKIIIDHNIGENIRYFHVLINILTDYDNLKKNCEILPSTPDIKKIISEATSSSIARKLIPILSILVAIPIFLGIAYKYSLFGFRKRGQKQHLREKLKK, from the exons atgaataaggaagtg TGTCAAACGTTAATTCCTTTAAGGAACTCGTTTTCCTATGTGGAGGAAGATGGAAGCTATCAATTTACACATGATGAAGATTACTGTACTAATGAAAATTGTGAAGATGATACCGGTAAAATTCATGCTagatgtttatatatttttcatacaTTCTTTAAGGATAAGTCTGTGTTTGAAACGGCTGCAAAAGGAAACATCTATATTGTTCAATACattttgatatggttaagttatatctTAAGCCTGATCAAAAGTAATGGAGCTGACAATAGAAcgattttttataataaatatataaatgaaggtgataagtataataataatatagattatATTGTTGGTTATAAGAgttataaggatcttatagatagaaataaatatattttaagtatGGATATGAgcattatatctaaattatatgatgcatttaataCATTATGTGACATATATATTGAGCATGATACAAACAACCCAAATTGCGTGAACTATTCGGAAAAAGCTAATCAATTTGttgaaacatataaaaaaattatcatagaTCATAACATTGGTGAAAATATACGCTATTTTCATGTattgattaatatattaactGATTAtgacaatttaaaaaaaaattgtgaaattTTACCATCCACTccagatataaaaaaaataatttctgAAGCTACATCAAGTTCGATAGCAAGAAAATTAATTCcaattttatcgatattagttgcaataccaattttcttgggaattgcttataag tattcgttatttggatttcggaaacgaggtcaaaaacaacatttaagagaaaagctaaaaaaataa
- a CDS encoding PIR protein, with protein sequence MDKNVCGILMSIKNSFPNTLDKDRNYQFTMNHDILNGYCTNKKCSNNFEKINAGCLYLLDAFFENSSVFNSVAKSNVNIVEYIMIWLSKMLSRIENTENQSLNFFYSTYIHGDDNYKKTIANVMGCSNYKELIDKTNMMNMKIKDISKLYDAFTTLCMMHYEFNEQTPNCDKYLNSAKIFVDQYKKLKGDSNITENSSYDKILYTLSKDYDNFKNKCSGINCSNISSFPSIEKAENFVGSIVQISEVASSSSSITNKLFIVLSIFGVIAFFLGISYKYSLFGFRKRAQKQYLREKIKNIKKKMAH encoded by the exons ATGGATAAGAatgtg TGTGGAATACTCATGTCTATAAAGAATTCGTTTCCCAATACTTTGGACAAGGATAGAAATTATCAATTTACTATGAATCACGATATTTTAAATGGATATTGtactaataaaaaatgtagtaATAAtttcgaaaaaataaatgctggatgtttatatttgcttGATGCATTCTTTGAGAATTCTTCTGTGTTTAATTCTGTTGCAAAAAGTAACGTCAATATTGTTgaatacattatgatatggttaagtaaAATGTTAAGCCGAATCGAAAATACAGAAAACCAGAGTCTAAACTTCTTTTAtagtacatatatacatggtgatgataattataaaaagacTATAGCGAATGTTATGGGGTGTAGTAATTATAAGGAACTTAtagataaaacaaatatgatgaatatgaaaattaaagatatatctaaattatatgatgcatttactACATTATGTATGATGCATTATGAATTTAATGAACAGACGCCAAATTGCGATAAATATTTGAATTCTGCCAAAATTTTTGTTGAccaatataaaaaacttaAGGGAGATTCTAATATTACTGAAAATAGTtcatatgataaaatattatatacactATCAAaggattatgataattttaaaaataaatgtagtGGTATTAATTGTTCCAATATTTCATCCTTTCCATCGATAGAAAAAGCAGAAAATTTTGTAGGAAGTATTGTACAAATTTCTGAAGTtgcatcatcaagttcgtcgataacaaacaaattatttatagttttatcaatatttggtgtaatagcattttttttaggaatttcttataag tattcattatttggatttcggaaacgagctcaaaaacaatatttaagagaaaaaataaaaaatataaagaagaaaatggctcattaa
- a CDS encoding PIR protein, whose translation MSYKVCDIINTIDKSFDDDPKNSRTDISGGLLNFYCPGENCNSDEEKIISGFIILLNTLDSENLESDKIVEYAILWLINKLNQKKKNETIILENFYTDYIKSNSCYIKHISDNNDSNNNKDDIICKKIKSMNIDIKDISNFYDAFKSLFNMYSEIGEENNIKCKTCLENAGELFEKYEKLKNDLDINKGSSYYELLSSLSNDYRNFEQMYNTVWCNQISPFVACPQSSVTKNTLITIAIIFVAASILLGVSYKYSLFGFRKRFQKQKLRENLKK comes from the exons atgtctTATAAAGTG tGTGATATAATTAATACGATCGATAAATCTTTTGATGATGATCCGAAAAACTCGAGAACAGATATTTCTGGGggtttattaaatttttattgcCCTGGTGAGAACTGTAATAGTGATGAAGAAAAGATTATCTCTggttttataatattactaaATACGCTTGATAGTGAAAATTTAGAAAGTGATAAAATTGTTGAATAcgctattttatggttaattaataaactaaatcaaaaaaaaaaaaatgaaacgaTCATATTAGAAAATTTTTATACTGATTATATAAAATCAAATAGTTGTTATATTAAGCATATAtctgataataatgatagtaataataacaaggatgatattatatgtaaaaaaataaaatcgatgAACAtcgatattaaagatatatctaatttttatgatgcatttaaatcattatttaaCATGTATAGTGAAATTGGTGAAGAAAACAATATTAAATGCAAGACATGTTTAGAAAATGCTGGAGAATtgtttgaaaaatatgaaaaacttaaaaatgatttagatattaataaaggaaGTTCTTATTATGAACTATTGTCtagtttatcaaatgattatagaAATTTTGAACAAATGTATAATACTGTTTGGTGTAATCAAATTTCACCATTTGTAGCTTGTCCACAAAGTTcagtaacaaaaaatacactaattacaattgcaattatatttgttgcagcatcaattttattaggagtttcttataag tattcgttatttggatttcggaaacgatttcaaaaacaaaaattaagagaaaatctaaaaaaataa